In a genomic window of Occallatibacter riparius:
- a CDS encoding MBG domain-containing protein yields the protein MKIKTVLSHSAPVLRWAELSLIALGLSLFAASPLPVWGQTGSNALTLFQNYFVTGDYVVAGWVKGSPDGTGYAPGAISVPDTLQPGQNGVPASIPKGADIVASYLYWATVEGNQSTFAGKAAYFNGYPISGTVLGNPNAPTSWSAGGCSGSSKGSKTMRTYRADVHPFLPVDTNTTSPTFGATIASGTIPVRLADSGSNGNTAPIALGATLVIIYRVLSPAVPLNSIVLYDGAYAPSNAGTSMSQSLVGFYEPASSPVAKITHIVANGQTNKGELVYLNTASQPLPSLYGGTSPFPGIYGSWDNPTWTLNGYVKPTDTSETTSVVPTASNSGCVSWGAIVMSTSVQDTDSDGLLDVWETNQGYTDATSGQWVPLPGADPNAKDIFIELDYLNNMGGSGGPYLHSHLPKKAALDAVGNAFANQNIQVHFDLGPGIYQGDPYVISYPVSIPSPLPAGTLAPQTGAGGNSIPEGQVLCNDGATLCAYPGQPAIGWKGGFEYTKNSTNLGNFQSGRAQSYRYVLFGHSLGQPRAYWSTTASALKIPVLPQLISIVNSGNTATVTIQSPPGLIKPGDCPNAALVACGDASSARVSVIGALNQTVLNGTYSFSNAISTLANNVYKTTFTIPTTGVANGTYNFASEPQLAVTYLGPTSSSGQAELGGGGDSAVTLGLWGADDPSGCEPDPSQPLASGQDYCSNEEGTVAEQTGTLLHELGHSLALTHGGKYFLDPNNPSLPTYELNCKPNFLSVMNYMFQVRGFVDGGFDYSSQTLPPLNELSPYLSESSGLGNDMITGQPAAHLTRWYAPPNSLDIQLGNRVARSHCDGTPLGPNDIQEIRVDGFEASGGTDSAPLDFNHDLLAPDGILPPGIDLNYNGVTGDASFSGFNDWEALNLQQIGARENAFGYSGSGVKFEGGGVKFEGGGVKFEGGGVDNDGGGVKFEGGGVKFEGGGVKFEGGGVNFEGLGEQSEDVATTTADPPTALTCSVQVNGVAGCTGSSAPFTQTGTKVPLSWTAPSFGQTRSYTIARAIGSYTPSQLATLNPSPFTVIATLTGAPPAPSYIDTAVTTNTTYTYAVTDANKQGATSGPSNLLVVTVTKAIATVTLGGLNQTYTGSPLSVTATTVPGGLTVNVTYNGSATPPTAPGTYAVVGTVNDPNYQGTTTGTLTIVKATPIVSTWPTASAIIYGQTLASSKLTGGIASVAGSFAFTSPTTAPNVGTAPQSVTFTPTDATDYVSVTGTANVTVNKATASVTLGSLNQTYTGSPLSATATTSPAGLIVSFTYNGNGASPTAAGTYTVVGTINDSNYQGSATGTLTIAKATPTVSAWPKASNLIYGQTLSKSTLTGGTASVPGKFAWTTPGRVPRMGITAQSVTFTPTDSIDYKSVVGTVNITVTDRDGDFDDD from the coding sequence ATGAAAATCAAGACTGTGTTGTCGCACTCAGCCCCCGTGCTGCGTTGGGCGGAGCTTTCCCTGATAGCGTTGGGCTTGTCACTATTCGCCGCTTCGCCGCTACCCGTGTGGGGACAAACCGGATCAAACGCGCTGACCTTGTTCCAGAACTACTTCGTGACTGGCGATTACGTGGTCGCTGGCTGGGTCAAGGGCTCTCCCGATGGGACTGGGTATGCCCCCGGAGCCATCAGCGTTCCCGATACTTTGCAGCCGGGTCAGAATGGTGTGCCCGCCAGTATTCCCAAAGGGGCAGATATCGTCGCCTCGTATCTCTATTGGGCGACGGTGGAAGGCAACCAGTCTACCTTTGCCGGCAAGGCCGCCTACTTCAATGGCTACCCTATCTCGGGAACGGTGCTCGGGAATCCCAACGCCCCGACATCCTGGAGTGCGGGAGGCTGTTCCGGATCTTCCAAAGGGTCAAAGACGATGCGGACCTACCGCGCCGACGTTCACCCGTTTCTTCCGGTAGATACAAATACGACGTCCCCAACTTTTGGCGCGACGATTGCCAGCGGCACTATTCCGGTACGGCTTGCGGATAGCGGAAGCAACGGCAACACCGCGCCGATCGCGCTTGGGGCGACCCTCGTGATCATTTATCGCGTTCTTTCACCAGCTGTTCCTTTGAATTCCATCGTGCTCTACGACGGAGCGTACGCTCCCAGCAATGCAGGCACGAGCATGAGCCAATCGTTGGTGGGCTTTTACGAGCCCGCAAGCAGCCCGGTTGCGAAGATCACGCATATCGTGGCCAACGGGCAGACCAATAAAGGCGAACTGGTGTATCTGAATACCGCTTCCCAGCCGTTGCCGTCGCTGTATGGAGGCACGTCGCCTTTTCCAGGCATATATGGATCGTGGGATAACCCAACCTGGACTCTCAACGGCTACGTGAAACCGACGGATACCTCTGAGACAACTTCAGTAGTTCCGACCGCGAGCAACAGCGGTTGCGTCTCGTGGGGAGCCATCGTCATGAGCACTTCCGTTCAGGATACGGATAGTGATGGCCTGCTGGACGTGTGGGAGACCAACCAGGGATATACGGATGCGACGAGCGGGCAGTGGGTGCCGCTGCCGGGAGCCGACCCGAATGCAAAGGACATCTTTATCGAGCTTGACTACCTGAACAATATGGGTGGTTCGGGCGGCCCTTACCTGCATTCTCACTTGCCCAAGAAGGCGGCTCTCGATGCCGTGGGAAATGCTTTCGCGAATCAAAATATCCAAGTACATTTCGATCTCGGCCCTGGCATCTACCAGGGGGATCCTTACGTGATCTCCTATCCAGTCTCCATCCCCAGTCCCCTTCCTGCTGGAACACTGGCGCCTCAGACCGGCGCAGGCGGCAACTCGATTCCAGAGGGGCAGGTTTTGTGCAACGATGGCGCAACGCTTTGCGCCTATCCGGGACAGCCGGCGATTGGTTGGAAGGGAGGGTTCGAGTACACCAAGAACTCGACCAACCTCGGCAACTTTCAGTCGGGCCGCGCACAGAGCTACCGCTACGTTCTGTTCGGCCACTCCCTGGGACAGCCGCGCGCCTATTGGAGCACAACAGCTTCAGCCCTCAAAATTCCGGTCCTTCCTCAGTTGATCTCAATTGTTAATTCAGGCAACACGGCGACTGTAACCATCCAGTCCCCGCCAGGCTTGATCAAGCCCGGTGATTGTCCGAACGCCGCCTTAGTTGCTTGCGGAGATGCGAGCAGCGCTCGTGTGAGCGTAATCGGAGCCTTGAATCAGACAGTGCTCAACGGCACTTACAGCTTTAGCAATGCTATTTCGACCCTCGCCAATAACGTATACAAAACGACGTTTACGATTCCGACGACGGGCGTCGCGAATGGAACCTACAATTTCGCGTCCGAGCCACAGCTTGCGGTCACCTATCTGGGACCGACGAGTTCGTCGGGGCAAGCCGAACTTGGCGGTGGCGGCGACTCCGCGGTGACTCTGGGGCTCTGGGGGGCCGACGATCCATCCGGCTGTGAGCCCGATCCATCGCAACCGCTTGCATCGGGTCAGGATTACTGCAGCAACGAAGAAGGGACTGTAGCTGAGCAGACCGGAACGCTGCTCCACGAACTGGGTCACTCTCTGGCGCTCACCCACGGAGGAAAGTATTTTCTCGATCCCAATAACCCCAGCTTGCCGACTTATGAATTGAACTGCAAGCCCAACTTCCTGAGCGTGATGAACTACATGTTCCAGGTTCGCGGCTTCGTCGATGGAGGGTTTGACTACTCCTCTCAGACGTTGCCGCCGCTCAATGAACTGTCTCCTTACCTGAGCGAGAGTAGCGGTCTTGGTAACGACATGATCACCGGGCAGCCCGCGGCTCACTTGACCCGCTGGTACGCACCTCCCAATTCGCTCGATATCCAATTGGGAAATCGAGTCGCCCGGAGCCACTGCGATGGCACGCCGCTCGGTCCCAATGACATTCAGGAGATTCGAGTGGATGGGTTCGAAGCATCCGGTGGCACCGACTCCGCACCGCTGGACTTCAACCATGACTTACTTGCGCCGGACGGGATTCTCCCTCCGGGTATCGATCTCAACTACAACGGCGTCACCGGTGATGCGTCATTCTCTGGCTTCAACGACTGGGAAGCTCTCAACCTGCAGCAGATCGGCGCGCGTGAAAATGCCTTTGGCTATTCCGGTAGCGGCGTGAAGTTCGAGGGCGGCGGTGTCAAGTTCGAAGGCGGTGGCGTGAAATTCGAGGGGGGCGGTGTCGACAACGACGGCGGAGGTGTCAAGTTTGAAGGCGGCGGCGTCAAGTTCGAAGGTGGTGGCGTGAAGTTCGAGGGCGGCGGCGTTAACTTCGAGGGGCTCGGCGAACAATCCGAGGATGTCGCCACCACAACAGCCGATCCGCCGACTGCGCTCACGTGCTCCGTTCAAGTTAACGGGGTCGCCGGTTGCACAGGTTCGTCGGCACCCTTCACACAGACTGGAACCAAGGTTCCTCTCTCCTGGACTGCACCGAGCTTCGGCCAGACTCGAAGCTATACGATCGCTCGCGCAATCGGATCGTATACCCCATCCCAACTCGCGACACTGAATCCGAGCCCATTCACAGTCATCGCAACCCTGACGGGCGCACCGCCGGCCCCGAGTTACATTGACACGGCTGTCACAACCAACACAACCTACACATATGCTGTGACGGATGCGAACAAGCAGGGGGCCACCAGCGGTCCATCCAATCTGCTGGTAGTCACCGTCACGAAAGCGATCGCTACCGTTACGCTGGGCGGGCTTAACCAGACCTATACCGGCTCGCCTCTTTCGGTTACGGCAACCACCGTCCCCGGCGGTCTCACTGTCAACGTCACTTACAACGGTAGCGCGACGCCACCGACGGCTCCCGGGACCTACGCTGTTGTGGGTACCGTAAATGATCCCAATTATCAGGGAACCACAACCGGGACTTTGACTATCGTCAAGGCGACGCCGATCGTCTCGACATGGCCGACGGCCAGCGCCATCATCTATGGACAGACGCTCGCTTCGTCGAAGTTGACGGGCGGGATAGCCTCTGTTGCAGGCAGCTTTGCTTTCACCTCGCCTACGACTGCGCCAAACGTGGGAACCGCGCCGCAGAGCGTCACGTTCACGCCAACGGATGCAACCGATTACGTCAGTGTGACGGGCACTGCAAACGTGACCGTCAACAAGGCAACGGCGAGTGTGACGCTGGGAAGTCTCAACCAGACCTACACCGGCTCACCTCTTTCGGCGACAGCAACGACCAGCCCCGCCGGCCTGATCGTGAGCTTCACCTACAACGGAAACGGGGCGTCGCCGACGGCAGCTGGGACGTACACCGTCGTCGGCACGATTAACGATTCCAACTATCAGGGCTCGGCAACCGGAACCTTGACGATTGCTAAGGCAACTCCGACGGTTTCTGCCTGGCCGAAGGCAAGCAACCTCATTTACGGACAGACGCTGAGCAAGTCGACCCTCACCGGCGGCACCGCATCTGTTCCAGGCAAGTTCGCCTGGACTACTCCTGGGCGGGTCCCTCGAATGGGGATTACGGCGCAGAGTGTCACGTTTACTCCCACGGATTCGATCGACTACAAATCTGTCGTCGGAACCGTGAACATCACCGTAACGGACCGTGATGGCGATTTCGATGACGATTAG
- a CDS encoding serine/threonine-protein kinase, whose translation MKDPNHRNSEHEVLTPIPDTHVPSGRPTEQTAAGVQTPVPATAKDSGGGSEAQTVLEIAAPPWPKTPAGPATLDYLVSPAALTATVSNDHEPRSGLPNGMLLQPGTVLANRYEIIKVLGEGGMGAVYKARDMELEREIALKVIRPELANNPEILHRFKQELILARQVTDRNVIRIFDLGEAGKIKFITMEYVDGESLHQILRQRGKLEVAEAVDVMEQVASGLAVAHREGIIHRDLKPGNIMRDRNGRVVVMDFGLARTLSGDGLTQTGAMLGTIEYMSPEQAQSTELKASSDIFTTGLILYELLSGKTPFHAESVIASLLKRTRERAIPLSEIDKSIPGVLSNIVSKCLEKDPSRRYQTAEELLADLRVWQGKSGAAKVSASSAAFWMNRIRELPWTRVAGTGLLIVLTAAGVAWYVIARQRAAKAPHNPITVLVGDFQNNTGDTLFENTLEPMFNVALEGARFISAYNRGSAREAAAGLPKPSQTLDEQTARLVAVKQGISAIVTGTLNKEGSGYALSVQAIDAVTGKTLARANVNAASKDDLLLQVPKLAVPIRKALGDETPKSAQLQQEEGTLSTSSLEALHQYGQGMELQFQGKPDAALQAFSKAAQLDPNFARAYSGMAAASGNLGKLQDAENYAKQAMQHVDRMTERERYRIRGMYYVWSQNWQKCVEEYSTLLGQYPADNIGHANLAGCYARLLDMPKAMEAAREGLQITPNDLTARMNFALYACYASYFESCEQGAKNVLQINSSDEEAFLILAYSQLGQNRLAEAAETYQRLEELSADGASLGMAGLGDLSIYQGKFSEAEQILEKGAAQDLAGKNAGAAASKLLMLGYAELSSGKNAAAAVAADRAVASSQSAKVRFVAARTYIATGQIAKAQKLADGLGGDIQASHQAYAKLILGEIALQQKNANQAIQAFTEAKNLSDTWIGRFDLGQAYLQAGAFTEADSDFDRCIKRRGEALELFMDDAPTYSYLPPVYYLQGREREGLKSPDFADSYRAYLRIRGQSTEDPLVSEVKSKAAH comes from the coding sequence ATGAAAGATCCAAATCACCGAAACAGCGAGCACGAAGTCCTGACGCCCATACCGGATACTCATGTTCCGAGTGGCCGTCCAACGGAACAGACTGCTGCCGGTGTACAAACCCCCGTGCCGGCCACGGCGAAGGACTCCGGTGGGGGTTCCGAAGCTCAAACCGTTCTAGAAATTGCAGCGCCGCCGTGGCCCAAAACACCCGCAGGTCCGGCCACTCTCGACTATCTCGTGTCCCCTGCGGCGCTCACCGCCACGGTTTCAAACGACCACGAGCCTCGAAGCGGTTTACCGAACGGAATGCTGCTGCAGCCGGGAACCGTTCTCGCGAACCGTTACGAAATCATCAAGGTCCTCGGCGAAGGCGGCATGGGCGCTGTCTACAAAGCGCGAGACATGGAGTTGGAACGAGAAATCGCACTCAAGGTCATTCGCCCTGAGTTGGCCAACAACCCCGAGATTCTGCATCGTTTCAAGCAGGAATTGATCCTTGCGCGGCAGGTCACCGACCGGAACGTGATCCGGATTTTCGATCTAGGGGAAGCGGGCAAGATCAAGTTCATTACGATGGAATATGTGGACGGCGAGAGCCTCCACCAGATTCTGCGACAGCGAGGCAAACTTGAAGTCGCGGAAGCCGTAGACGTCATGGAGCAGGTGGCCAGCGGTCTCGCCGTTGCCCATCGTGAAGGGATCATCCACCGCGATCTGAAACCCGGCAACATCATGCGCGACCGAAACGGCAGGGTCGTAGTCATGGACTTCGGATTGGCTCGTACATTGAGCGGCGATGGATTGACGCAGACCGGCGCCATGCTGGGGACGATCGAATACATGTCTCCAGAGCAGGCACAGAGCACTGAACTAAAGGCCAGCTCAGATATTTTCACGACCGGCTTGATCCTTTATGAACTGTTGTCGGGAAAGACGCCTTTCCACGCCGAAAGCGTGATTGCCAGTCTCCTGAAGCGTACTCGCGAACGCGCCATCCCCCTGTCGGAAATTGACAAGAGCATTCCGGGCGTTCTGAGCAATATCGTTTCCAAGTGTCTCGAGAAGGATCCTTCGCGCCGTTACCAAACTGCGGAGGAACTCCTTGCGGATCTTCGCGTCTGGCAGGGGAAGAGCGGCGCCGCTAAAGTTTCCGCTTCGTCAGCGGCCTTCTGGATGAATCGAATTCGCGAACTGCCATGGACGCGAGTCGCAGGTACAGGCCTCCTGATCGTACTCACGGCCGCCGGAGTTGCGTGGTATGTCATCGCTCGGCAGCGAGCGGCCAAAGCGCCGCACAACCCGATCACCGTTCTGGTAGGCGATTTCCAGAACAACACCGGGGATACCCTTTTCGAGAACACTCTCGAGCCCATGTTTAACGTCGCCTTGGAAGGCGCAAGATTCATCAGCGCCTACAACCGCGGCAGTGCGCGCGAAGCCGCGGCAGGACTCCCCAAGCCATCCCAAACACTCGATGAACAGACTGCACGGCTGGTGGCGGTCAAACAAGGGATCTCCGCGATTGTTACCGGAACTCTGAACAAGGAAGGCAGCGGCTACGCACTCTCGGTCCAAGCAATCGATGCTGTGACTGGGAAGACCCTCGCCCGTGCGAACGTGAATGCCGCAAGCAAAGATGATCTCTTGCTCCAGGTGCCAAAGCTGGCGGTACCGATTCGCAAGGCGCTAGGTGACGAGACGCCGAAATCCGCACAGCTGCAGCAAGAAGAGGGCACACTCTCAACCAGCAGCCTTGAGGCCCTGCACCAGTACGGCCAAGGTATGGAATTGCAATTTCAGGGCAAGCCGGATGCGGCGCTTCAGGCCTTCTCGAAAGCGGCCCAGCTCGACCCCAACTTTGCCCGTGCATACTCCGGGATGGCCGCAGCTTCTGGGAACCTCGGGAAACTGCAGGATGCGGAGAATTACGCCAAGCAGGCGATGCAGCATGTGGACCGGATGACCGAGCGCGAACGCTATCGCATACGGGGCATGTACTACGTATGGTCGCAGAATTGGCAGAAGTGCGTTGAGGAATACAGCACGCTGCTTGGCCAATACCCAGCCGATAATATCGGGCACGCCAATCTTGCCGGCTGCTACGCACGCCTGTTGGATATGCCGAAAGCAATGGAGGCGGCGCGCGAGGGCCTGCAGATTACTCCCAACGACCTCACCGCTCGAATGAATTTCGCTTTGTATGCCTGTTACGCGTCATACTTCGAGAGTTGCGAGCAGGGGGCGAAGAACGTTCTCCAAATCAATTCTTCGGACGAAGAGGCTTTTCTAATACTCGCCTATTCGCAGCTTGGCCAGAATCGATTGGCTGAGGCCGCTGAAACCTATCAAAGGCTGGAAGAGCTTAGCGCTGACGGAGCGTCCCTTGGCATGGCCGGACTTGGAGACCTCTCGATTTATCAAGGCAAATTCAGCGAGGCCGAACAGATTCTGGAAAAAGGCGCTGCTCAGGACTTGGCCGGAAAGAATGCCGGCGCAGCGGCCAGCAAGTTGCTGATGCTCGGCTACGCGGAGCTTTCAAGCGGAAAGAATGCGGCCGCCGCGGTGGCCGCGGATCGCGCGGTGGCAAGCAGTCAAAGTGCCAAAGTTCGGTTCGTGGCGGCACGAACCTACATTGCAACGGGGCAGATCGCGAAGGCCCAGAAACTGGCGGATGGCCTTGGAGGCGATATCCAGGCATCGCATCAGGCCTACGCCAAATTGATTCTTGGGGAAATCGCCTTGCAGCAGAAGAATGCAAACCAGGCGATCCAGGCTTTCACTGAAGCGAAGAATCTGAGCGACACCTGGATCGGTCGGTTCGATTTGGGACAGGCGTATTTACAGGCGGGAGCTTTCACTGAGGCCGATTCGGATTTCGACCGGTGCATCAAGCGGCGCGGGGAAGCGCTGGAACTCTTTATGGACGACGCGCCCACGTATAGCTACCTGCCGCCCGTCTATTATCTTCAAGGACGCGAGCGCGAAGGACTCAAAAGTCCGGACTTCGCCGATTCGTATCGTGCCTACCTGCGCATCCGCGGCCAGAGCACTGAAGACCCGCTCGTGTCAGAAGTCAAGTCCAAAGCAGCCCATTAG
- a CDS encoding NAD-dependent epimerase/dehydratase family protein — protein MTSGRRILITGSSGYLGRAIIRTLLTQADLEVLIGVDIRSSAALTQLGDPRLRLIVADVADPIDHLLREYKIDTVLHAAFVLRPSHDLRRMRRTNVEGTRQILRACSACGVSHLLHLSSASVYGFLPHQTMPFVETDSLNPEPGFTYAEHKAEGDRLVQETRNQSSIETITVFRPSFIIGGESDNPLYEHLSRRFVFLPSRMSSLQLTHIDDLCAAVLRVLERRPNENYNLGAPGALSPLQMVQRLHGRAILLPQRLLHACNDVGWALRARWLTNWPSSAISSLEGYWWVSSEKLERQMSLSFRYDTEKAFDSWVRERVRLRYHRRFGALE, from the coding sequence GTGACAAGCGGCCGCCGCATTTTAATAACAGGCTCATCTGGATATCTCGGCCGCGCGATCATTCGCACGCTGCTCACGCAGGCGGATTTGGAAGTCCTTATCGGGGTTGACATTCGTTCGTCCGCCGCGCTTACGCAACTCGGCGATCCCCGGCTGCGCTTGATCGTTGCAGATGTTGCTGACCCTATCGATCATCTGCTCCGGGAATACAAGATCGATACCGTGCTTCACGCGGCCTTTGTGCTCCGTCCGTCGCACGATCTGCGCCGCATGCGGCGCACAAACGTCGAGGGTACGCGTCAGATCCTGCGCGCATGTTCGGCCTGCGGTGTATCGCATCTGCTTCACCTCAGCTCAGCGTCGGTTTACGGTTTCCTCCCGCACCAGACTATGCCCTTTGTAGAAACCGATTCGCTGAATCCTGAGCCAGGTTTCACCTACGCCGAGCACAAGGCCGAGGGGGACCGTCTTGTTCAGGAAACGCGGAACCAGAGCTCGATTGAGACCATTACCGTCTTTCGGCCATCGTTCATCATCGGAGGCGAAAGCGACAATCCTCTTTATGAGCATCTGTCACGGCGGTTTGTATTTCTCCCCTCCCGTATGTCGTCGCTGCAGCTCACACATATCGACGATTTATGCGCCGCTGTGCTTCGGGTCCTTGAGCGCCGGCCGAACGAGAATTACAACCTGGGAGCACCTGGTGCCTTGAGTCCGTTGCAGATGGTTCAACGTCTCCATGGCAGGGCAATCCTCTTGCCGCAGCGTCTCCTCCATGCTTGCAACGATGTCGGCTGGGCCTTGCGAGCACGATGGCTTACAAATTGGCCGTCGAGCGCAATCAGCTCTCTGGAAGGATATTGGTGGGTCAGTAGTGAAAAGCTCGAGAGGCAAATGAGTCTGAGCTTTCGATACGACACCGAGAAGGCCTTCGATTCCTGGGTTCGCGAGCGTGTGCGCCTTCGCTACCATAGGCGCTTCGGCGCCCTCGAATGA
- a CDS encoding flavin-containing monooxygenase, with the protein MKVCIIGAGPSGLATARRLLEAGIRDVVILERQSTVGGNWTWADASGHSSIYDTVRSISSRDMTAFEGVPFSSTVGIYPTRTDMLLYLQRFPARFDLERLIRFNTHVVSIVPSPEKGWRVETEGNPPEYFDAVCICSGHHWKPLYPDLPGKFSGNIVHAHEYRDCSRFAGQRVLVIGCGNSGADIAVDLARHGCQVFLSLRRGYHIVPRFLFGMPSDVLYSRLRRVLPDRVLRPLAELLLTAYRHYVVGDKLPEPNHPLFATHPLVNSELLPCIRKAGVQVVGPIGNVRGAEICFGSFPNQRRRCGAAQSEFDTIIACTGYEVSHPFLEDSITGGSTDALVERLHLRLVHKTMKGLYFVGLLQPSGSLWPVADAQAKFVAAHLTGEVQPPTIEPAASDCRDRFVPSPRHILEVNGEDYERALLALVSARGGALQ; encoded by the coding sequence GTGAAAGTCTGCATCATCGGTGCTGGCCCCTCCGGCCTCGCGACAGCACGGCGTCTGCTCGAGGCGGGCATTCGCGATGTCGTGATTCTCGAGCGCCAGTCGACTGTCGGCGGTAACTGGACCTGGGCAGATGCTTCCGGGCATAGCAGCATCTATGACACCGTGCGATCGATCAGTTCGCGCGACATGACCGCGTTTGAGGGCGTTCCATTCTCGTCGACGGTCGGTATTTATCCCACGCGAACCGACATGCTGCTCTACCTGCAGCGGTTTCCCGCACGTTTTGATCTGGAACGGCTGATCCGATTCAACACCCACGTCGTCTCCATTGTTCCTTCACCTGAGAAGGGGTGGCGTGTGGAAACCGAAGGCAACCCGCCAGAGTACTTCGACGCCGTTTGCATCTGCAGCGGTCATCACTGGAAGCCTCTCTATCCTGATCTTCCCGGCAAATTCTCCGGCAACATCGTCCATGCGCATGAATATAGAGATTGTTCACGCTTTGCTGGGCAGCGTGTTCTGGTCATCGGCTGCGGAAACTCAGGCGCAGATATTGCAGTCGACCTCGCTCGTCACGGCTGCCAGGTATTCCTCAGCCTTCGGCGTGGCTATCACATTGTGCCGAGATTCCTCTTCGGTATGCCCTCCGATGTGCTCTATTCGCGACTGCGGCGTGTGCTTCCCGATCGTGTTCTTCGCCCGCTCGCCGAACTCCTTTTGACGGCGTATCGCCACTATGTCGTCGGAGACAAACTGCCCGAACCAAACCATCCTCTTTTTGCCACACACCCGCTCGTCAACTCTGAGCTGCTGCCGTGCATCCGGAAAGCTGGCGTTCAGGTTGTCGGCCCTATCGGGAACGTTCGCGGTGCCGAGATCTGCTTTGGCTCGTTTCCGAATCAACGAAGGCGGTGCGGTGCAGCTCAAAGTGAATTTGACACGATCATCGCTTGCACCGGGTACGAAGTGTCGCATCCCTTCCTTGAAGATTCCATCACCGGAGGCAGCACCGATGCCCTTGTCGAGCGACTGCACCTGCGCCTGGTGCACAAGACGATGAAAGGGCTCTATTTCGTTGGGCTGCTTCAGCCCTCCGGATCTCTCTGGCCCGTAGCAGACGCTCAGGCGAAGTTCGTCGCCGCACACCTGACCGGAGAGGTGCAACCGCCCACGATTGAACCGGCGGCGAGCGACTGCCGCGATCGCTTTGTTCCATCGCCGCGCCACATCCTGGAAGTCAACGGGGAAGATTATGAGCGCGCATTGCTCGCGCTCGTATCTGCACGCGGCGGAGCCCTCCAGTGA
- a CDS encoding 3-hydroxyacyl-ACP dehydratase FabZ family protein, whose amino-acid sequence MRWLLLDQIVELNPGTNAIALASTNFPDALFNDHFPGIPVTPGVLLIEMAAQLTGCLIAVTASQRDQILRLPFLSMVREAKFRKFVGPNVQLRIETEIEELEAFSAICRTRVLSEEDRVASMTLMMTFLPEEEAAQYDRTLLVAHEQAEFLRLGLIGFPPGDVRVAAK is encoded by the coding sequence ATGCGCTGGCTGCTCCTGGATCAGATTGTCGAGTTGAACCCCGGCACGAATGCGATCGCTCTCGCGTCCACGAATTTCCCCGATGCTTTGTTTAATGACCACTTTCCCGGTATTCCAGTCACACCGGGTGTTCTATTGATCGAGATGGCTGCCCAACTCACGGGCTGCCTGATTGCGGTTACAGCCTCGCAACGGGATCAGATCTTGCGTCTCCCCTTTCTATCTATGGTGCGAGAAGCAAAATTTCGCAAGTTCGTCGGTCCGAATGTCCAGCTTCGCATTGAAACCGAGATCGAAGAACTCGAGGCATTCTCCGCGATCTGCCGAACGCGCGTTCTCAGTGAGGAAGATCGTGTTGCCTCGATGACTCTGATGATGACATTCCTTCCGGAAGAAGAAGCCGCTCAGTATGATCGGACGCTTTTGGTGGCTCACGAGCAAGCGGAGTTTTTGCGCCTCGGCCTCATAGGGTTTCCTCCTGGAGACGTTCGTGTCGCCGCAAAGTAG